Proteins encoded by one window of Kribbella flavida DSM 17836:
- a CDS encoding LysR family transcriptional regulator produces MLDVRRLRLLRDLAHLGTIAAVAEAHSYTPPAVSQQLAVLEREAGMPLLERTGRRVVLTPAGELLVRHAEKVLSALEEASSALTAVRGRLSGPLRIGAFPTAVRSLLPDALVSLGHDHPGLELSVTELDPVDAPAALRERRIDVALVNDYDVQPAAPDAAVATEPLLEEIVFLAVRDGSRIRSIEDAEGCPWIAGTPGTACHTVTLHACGSAGYRPVVRHTADDFDAVLALVAAGLGVSLVPELATGHPPAGVRLVPLSIRRRTGIACRSGAASHPAVAAFVAAVRAAA; encoded by the coding sequence GTGCTCGACGTCCGCCGACTCAGGCTCCTTCGCGATCTGGCCCACTTGGGTACGATCGCCGCTGTCGCCGAAGCGCACAGCTACACCCCGCCGGCGGTGTCTCAGCAGCTGGCGGTGCTCGAACGTGAGGCCGGGATGCCACTGCTCGAGCGGACCGGTCGCCGGGTCGTGCTGACCCCGGCCGGGGAACTGCTCGTCCGGCACGCGGAGAAGGTGTTGTCCGCGCTGGAGGAGGCATCGTCAGCGCTGACGGCCGTCCGGGGCCGGCTGAGCGGGCCGTTGCGGATCGGGGCGTTCCCGACCGCGGTCCGGAGCCTGCTGCCCGATGCGCTGGTGTCGCTCGGTCATGACCACCCGGGCCTCGAGCTGAGCGTCACCGAGCTCGATCCGGTCGATGCTCCGGCCGCGTTGCGCGAACGCCGGATCGACGTTGCCCTGGTCAACGACTACGACGTGCAGCCGGCTGCGCCCGACGCGGCCGTCGCGACGGAGCCGCTGCTGGAGGAGATCGTGTTCCTTGCGGTCCGGGACGGCAGCCGGATCCGCTCGATCGAGGACGCGGAGGGCTGCCCCTGGATCGCCGGCACGCCCGGCACGGCCTGCCACACCGTCACCCTGCACGCCTGCGGATCGGCCGGCTACCGCCCGGTCGTCCGTCACACCGCCGACGACTTCGACGCGGTGCTCGCGCTGGTCGCGGCTGGGCTCGGGGTATCGCTGGTGCCCGAACTGGCCACCGGCCACCCGCCGGCCGGGGTCCGCCTGGTTCCGCTGAGCATCCGGCGGCGTACCGGGATCGCCTGCCGTTCCGGCGCGGCCAGTCATCCTGCGGTGGCCGCCTTCGTCGCAGCTGTGCGAGCCGCGGCCTGA
- a CDS encoding NAD-dependent epimerase/dehydratase family protein has protein sequence MSSSLSGARVLVTGAAGRIGSVATEHLAAQGALVTALTIVEEPSLKADRVVIGDTRSEDDVADALDGVDLVVHLAALPHRDSGTPYDVYTGNVVSTFNVLAQAGARGISRAVIASSINAYGVPMNPHDVAPAYFPLDEKIPSDVADWYSLSKQNDENTARMAWRHWGIDVVAFRFPHVNSAGALRRQAEGMRVNPAAGMREGWAYLDVRDAAYAIELGLTAPFKGQQTFFVAANTTNAPYATEELLDAFAPAVPRLRRFSGREVPIDLTAARTVLGFQAQHELDLPTHRLES, from the coding sequence GTGAGTTCATCGCTGAGCGGTGCCCGGGTGCTGGTCACCGGGGCGGCCGGCCGGATCGGGTCGGTCGCCACCGAGCACCTGGCCGCGCAGGGCGCGCTGGTCACCGCGCTGACGATCGTGGAGGAGCCGTCGCTGAAGGCCGACCGGGTGGTGATCGGCGACACCCGGTCCGAGGACGACGTCGCCGACGCGCTGGACGGCGTCGACCTGGTCGTGCACCTCGCCGCGTTGCCCCACCGCGACTCCGGTACGCCGTACGACGTGTACACCGGCAACGTGGTCTCCACCTTCAACGTGCTCGCCCAGGCCGGCGCGCGGGGAATCTCCCGGGCGGTCATCGCCAGCAGCATCAACGCGTACGGCGTGCCGATGAACCCGCACGACGTCGCGCCGGCGTACTTCCCGCTGGACGAGAAGATCCCGTCTGACGTCGCCGACTGGTACTCGCTGTCGAAGCAGAACGACGAGAACACCGCGCGGATGGCCTGGCGGCACTGGGGCATCGACGTGGTGGCGTTCCGGTTCCCGCACGTCAACTCGGCCGGGGCGCTGCGCCGGCAGGCCGAGGGAATGCGAGTGAACCCGGCGGCCGGGATGCGGGAGGGCTGGGCCTACCTGGACGTCCGCGACGCGGCGTACGCGATCGAGCTGGGGCTGACCGCGCCCTTCAAGGGGCAGCAGACGTTTTTCGTCGCCGCGAACACCACCAACGCGCCGTACGCGACGGAGGAGCTGCTGGACGCGTTCGCGCCGGCGGTGCCCCGGTTGCGGCGCTTCAGCGGGCGCGAGGTGCCGATCGACCTGACCGCCGCGCGGACGGTGCTGGGCTTCCAGGCCCAGCACGAGCTGGACCTGCCGACCCACCGACTGGAGAGCTGA
- a CDS encoding GNAT family N-acetyltransferase, whose protein sequence is MLLRPAAADDRDFLAEMLLAAYNWDGRPRFTAAQLRAEDHAWRYVDEWPRAGDFGVVAENAGRPVGAAWARLLPGARPGYGYVADDVPELSIGVTPEARGRGVGRALLTELIAAARRAQYGRLSLSVEPANRAADLYRSLGFAEVGRTGGSDTMVLEL, encoded by the coding sequence ATGCTTCTCCGACCGGCGGCGGCCGACGACCGCGACTTCCTCGCCGAGATGTTGCTGGCCGCCTACAACTGGGACGGCCGGCCACGCTTCACCGCCGCGCAGCTGCGCGCCGAGGACCACGCGTGGCGGTACGTCGACGAGTGGCCCCGGGCCGGTGACTTCGGCGTCGTCGCCGAGAACGCCGGTCGCCCGGTCGGCGCGGCCTGGGCCCGGCTGCTCCCCGGCGCTCGGCCCGGCTACGGCTACGTCGCCGACGACGTGCCGGAGCTGAGCATCGGCGTCACACCTGAGGCCAGGGGACGGGGAGTCGGCCGCGCCCTGCTGACCGAGCTGATCGCGGCCGCCCGGCGGGCGCAGTACGGTCGGTTGAGCCTGAGTGTCGAACCGGCCAACCGCGCGGCCGACCTGTACCGATCGCTCGGCTTCGCGGAGGTCGGCCGCACCGGCGGTTCGGACACGATGGTGCTCGAGCTCTAG
- a CDS encoding ROK family transcriptional regulator: MVTPDSDAAVLDEPTRSGANQYDLGSFNEAVIIETIRLAGIISRTEISRRTGLTQQSVSRILRVLLQQGLLVEEAQERAERLGKPRTPVRLRSNAAHAVGIHIDPELLTVAVVDLDGTIVRRETVDLAADLDAHRLVNLAAATVTAAVSISQVDTASLLGVGVAVPGPINADGTLLDLPLQPAWRGLEIRQLLQHKLNHPVLVEKDGTAAAIGERWIGRSARARDFAYLYLGTGVGSGLILNGSIYRGLTANAGEFGQLAALRMGEWDGSGGPRMMAECNPTASLPVIAAGFGYVETDPQATDEAKRYKAVCRAAADGDEAARKAVAQVAGVIAQGAVGLVDLLDIDLIVVGGPAFEPEIAGDLLAEIDRAVNAFPIAKGTRTVAVEESMLQTDAAAVGAASTIFHDAFTPRVGGSSQARRLPK, encoded by the coding sequence ATGGTCACGCCTGACAGTGACGCGGCGGTGCTGGACGAACCGACCCGGTCGGGCGCGAACCAGTACGACCTGGGCTCGTTCAACGAGGCCGTGATCATCGAGACGATCCGGCTGGCCGGCATCATCAGCCGGACCGAGATCTCCCGGCGGACCGGGCTCACCCAGCAGTCGGTGTCGCGGATCCTGCGGGTGCTGCTGCAGCAGGGCCTGCTGGTCGAGGAGGCGCAGGAGCGGGCCGAGCGGCTGGGCAAGCCGCGGACGCCGGTCCGGCTGCGCTCGAACGCCGCGCACGCGGTCGGCATCCACATCGACCCGGAGCTGCTGACCGTCGCGGTCGTCGACCTGGACGGCACGATCGTGCGCCGGGAGACCGTCGATCTGGCCGCCGACCTCGACGCGCACCGGCTGGTGAACCTGGCCGCCGCGACCGTGACCGCCGCGGTCAGCATCAGCCAGGTGGACACCGCCTCGCTGCTCGGCGTCGGGGTCGCCGTACCGGGGCCGATCAACGCCGACGGCACCCTGCTCGACCTGCCGTTGCAGCCGGCCTGGCGCGGGCTGGAGATCCGGCAGCTGCTGCAGCACAAGCTCAACCACCCGGTGCTGGTGGAAAAGGACGGCACGGCCGCCGCGATCGGCGAGCGCTGGATCGGCCGCTCGGCCCGGGCCCGCGACTTCGCCTACCTGTACCTCGGGACCGGGGTCGGCAGCGGCCTGATCCTGAACGGCTCGATCTACCGTGGCCTGACCGCGAACGCCGGCGAGTTCGGCCAGCTGGCCGCGCTGCGGATGGGGGAGTGGGACGGCAGCGGCGGCCCGCGGATGATGGCCGAGTGCAACCCGACGGCGTCGCTGCCGGTGATCGCGGCCGGCTTCGGCTACGTCGAGACCGACCCGCAGGCCACCGACGAGGCGAAGCGCTACAAGGCGGTCTGCAGGGCGGCGGCCGACGGTGACGAGGCGGCCCGGAAGGCGGTCGCCCAGGTGGCCGGCGTGATCGCGCAGGGCGCGGTCGGACTGGTCGACCTGCTGGACATCGACCTGATCGTGGTCGGCGGTCCGGCCTTCGAGCCGGAGATCGCGGGCGACCTGCTGGCCGAGATCGACCGGGCGGTGAACGCGTTCCCGATCGCGAAGGGCACCCGCACGGTCGCGGTCGAGGAGTCGATGCTGCAGACCGACGCCGCCGCGGTCGGTGCCGCGTCGACGATCTTCCACGACGCCTTCACGCCGCGGGTGGGCGGTTCGAGCCAGGCCCGCCGGCTGCCGAAGTAG
- a CDS encoding ABC transporter substrate-binding protein gives MTRTARRVATLSTAVALLAAAACADGTTPAADSGGAIDQNAPVTITVGNRPKPDKPADVASFDRKVKDFMAKHPNITVKSTETEWDAQTFQAQVAGGSLPTVMSISFTEPLNMIPNKQLPDITEELKLVDLTKDLNPETLKLVQDDAGRIYGVPFEAFSVGLAYNRALFTQAGLDPDKPPTTWDEVRQYARQITEKTGKAGYAQLTKDNTGGWMLTTMTYSMGGTVQSDDGKKSTFDDAPAKKALRLLQEMRWTDNTMGSNFLYNQEEVRQDFAAGKIGMVMQASDAYDMCVKNFGMKPADYGHGGLPQDGGPHGTLTGGSIKMINPKASKNEIVAALKWIKATEFDKYTDEQLAVQDAKTAIADKGFVGRPGVTPLSQETYDQYNKWREPYNNVPVAQFKGYSDSMKTLELLPEPSNKGQEVYALLDPVVQQVLTKKDADIDKLLADAASKIDARLAR, from the coding sequence ATGACGAGAACGGCTAGGCGCGTCGCGACCCTGTCCACGGCGGTGGCGCTGCTGGCGGCGGCCGCCTGCGCGGACGGCACCACGCCGGCCGCGGACAGCGGCGGCGCGATCGACCAGAACGCGCCGGTGACGATCACCGTGGGCAACCGGCCCAAGCCGGACAAACCGGCCGACGTCGCGTCCTTCGACCGCAAGGTGAAGGACTTCATGGCCAAGCACCCGAACATCACGGTGAAGTCGACCGAGACCGAGTGGGACGCGCAGACCTTCCAGGCCCAGGTGGCCGGTGGCTCGCTGCCGACGGTGATGAGCATCAGCTTCACCGAGCCGCTGAACATGATCCCGAACAAGCAACTGCCCGACATCACCGAAGAGCTCAAGCTGGTCGACCTCACCAAGGACCTCAACCCCGAGACCCTGAAACTGGTGCAGGACGACGCCGGCCGGATCTACGGCGTGCCGTTCGAGGCGTTCTCGGTCGGGCTGGCCTACAACCGGGCCCTGTTCACGCAAGCCGGGCTCGACCCGGACAAGCCGCCGACGACCTGGGACGAAGTCCGGCAGTACGCCCGGCAGATCACCGAGAAGACCGGCAAGGCCGGGTACGCGCAGCTGACCAAGGACAACACCGGCGGCTGGATGCTGACCACGATGACCTACAGCATGGGCGGCACGGTCCAGTCCGACGACGGCAAGAAGAGCACCTTCGACGACGCCCCGGCCAAGAAGGCGCTGCGGCTGCTGCAGGAGATGCGCTGGACCGACAACACGATGGGCAGCAACTTCCTCTACAACCAGGAGGAGGTCCGGCAGGACTTCGCGGCCGGCAAGATCGGCATGGTCATGCAGGCCTCCGACGCCTACGACATGTGCGTGAAGAACTTCGGCATGAAGCCGGCCGACTACGGTCACGGCGGGCTGCCGCAGGACGGCGGCCCGCACGGCACGCTGACCGGTGGCTCGATCAAGATGATCAACCCGAAGGCGTCCAAGAACGAGATCGTCGCCGCGCTGAAGTGGATCAAGGCGACGGAGTTCGACAAGTACACCGACGAGCAGCTCGCGGTGCAGGACGCCAAGACCGCGATCGCCGACAAGGGCTTCGTCGGCCGGCCGGGCGTCACGCCGCTCAGCCAGGAGACCTACGACCAGTACAACAAGTGGCGTGAGCCCTACAACAACGTGCCGGTCGCGCAGTTCAAGGGCTACAGCGACTCGATGAAGACGCTCGAGCTGCTGCCCGAGCCGTCGAACAAGGGCCAGGAGGTCTACGCGCTGCTCGACCCGGTGGTCCAGCAGGTGCTGACCAAGAAGGACGCCGACATCGACAAACTGCTCGCCGACGCCGCCTCGAAGATCGACGCGCGACTCGCCCGGTAA
- a CDS encoding glucose 1-dehydrogenase, giving the protein MTTSISRFHDKFALVTGGTSGMGLATARRLLAEGAQVAVTGRDKVRLDAAVEQLDAGGRVLALPGDVANVADLDDLAAAIRDRFGRLDVVFANAGVATFGPYGEVTEHEFDRVVGINYKGVYFTLQKTIPLLSDGAAIVINASWTLHRGLAGSALYASTKAAVQSMARTLAAELAPRGVRVNSVSPGYIETPMFHDAIPADEHAAVVAKVAAGRLGQADDVADAVAFLASAEASYINGQDLVIDGGLVAAVA; this is encoded by the coding sequence ATGACAACGAGCATCTCCCGTTTCCACGACAAGTTCGCCCTCGTCACCGGCGGCACGAGCGGCATGGGCCTGGCCACCGCGCGGCGCCTGCTGGCCGAAGGGGCACAGGTGGCCGTCACCGGCCGCGACAAGGTGCGGCTCGACGCCGCCGTCGAGCAGCTGGACGCCGGTGGCCGCGTCCTCGCGCTGCCCGGCGACGTGGCGAACGTGGCCGATCTCGACGACCTGGCCGCCGCGATCCGTGACCGGTTCGGCCGCCTGGACGTGGTGTTCGCCAACGCGGGCGTCGCCACCTTCGGACCGTACGGCGAGGTCACCGAGCACGAGTTCGACCGCGTCGTGGGCATCAACTACAAGGGCGTCTACTTCACCCTGCAGAAGACGATTCCGCTGCTGTCCGACGGCGCCGCGATCGTCATCAACGCGTCCTGGACGCTGCACCGCGGCCTGGCCGGCAGCGCGCTGTACGCGTCGACCAAGGCCGCGGTGCAGAGCATGGCCCGCACGCTCGCCGCCGAGCTGGCCCCCCGGGGCGTGCGGGTGAACTCGGTGAGTCCCGGCTACATCGAGACCCCGATGTTCCACGACGCGATTCCCGCCGACGAGCACGCGGCGGTGGTCGCCAAGGTGGCCGCCGGGCGGCTGGGCCAGGCCGACGACGTCGCCGACGCGGTCGCGTTCCTCGCCTCCGCCGAAGCCTCCTACATCAACGGGCAGGACCTGGTCATCGACGGCGGCCTGGTCGCCGCGGTGGCCTGA
- a CDS encoding carbohydrate ABC transporter permease: MALSIRPNVRSRRSVLTWYRSGGLSAVLFVLPLILVFLYFSWGPIVRGLVLSFQKNNLVTAPEWVGLSNFSYVLTDPQLPQAAANTLYFALLALVFGFPVPLFLAVFISELRSTGWLYNVLSYLPAVVPPVAAILLWKFFYDPSATGVFNTVLGWFGIDPLSWLNSPTLAMPAIVLEATWAGAGATAIIYLAALTGVRTELYEAAELDGAGIWSRVWHVTLPQIRGIIAIMMLLQLIGTFQVFTEPFLFTGGGPDNATTTILLLIYRYAFVNGDFGAATALSVLLAAVLCVLSVVYHFLTRRWSTT; encoded by the coding sequence ATGGCCCTGTCGATCCGACCGAACGTCCGCTCGCGCCGGAGCGTGCTCACCTGGTACCGCTCCGGCGGGCTGAGCGCCGTGCTCTTCGTCCTGCCCCTGATCCTGGTCTTCCTGTACTTCTCCTGGGGCCCGATCGTGCGCGGGCTGGTGCTCAGCTTCCAGAAGAACAACCTGGTGACCGCCCCCGAGTGGGTCGGCCTGTCCAACTTCAGCTACGTGCTGACCGATCCCCAGCTCCCGCAGGCGGCCGCCAACACCCTGTACTTCGCGCTGCTGGCACTGGTGTTCGGTTTCCCCGTGCCGTTGTTCCTGGCGGTGTTCATCAGCGAGCTGCGCAGTACCGGCTGGCTCTACAACGTGCTGTCCTACCTGCCGGCGGTGGTTCCGCCGGTGGCCGCGATCCTGCTCTGGAAGTTCTTCTACGACCCGAGCGCGACCGGCGTGTTCAACACCGTGCTCGGCTGGTTCGGCATCGATCCGCTGTCCTGGCTGAACTCGCCGACCCTGGCGATGCCGGCGATCGTGCTGGAGGCCACCTGGGCCGGCGCCGGCGCCACCGCGATCATCTACCTGGCCGCGCTGACCGGCGTCCGGACCGAGCTGTACGAGGCGGCCGAGCTGGACGGGGCGGGCATCTGGTCCCGGGTCTGGCACGTCACGCTGCCGCAGATCCGCGGCATCATCGCGATCATGATGCTGCTGCAGCTGATCGGCACGTTCCAGGTCTTCACCGAGCCGTTCCTGTTCACCGGCGGCGGTCCGGACAACGCGACCACGACGATCCTGCTGCTGATCTACCGCTACGCGTTCGTCAACGGCGACTTCGGCGCGGCCACCGCGCTCAGCGTGCTGCTCGCCGCGGTGCTGTGCGTGCTGTCGGTCGTGTACCACTTCCTCACCCGGCGATGGAGCACGACATGA
- a CDS encoding carbohydrate ABC transporter permease translates to MTSLPITEQVATAPDQATTEARRRRRPAEPQERGIISTADRRRPLVRYGLPAVQVLLFIGVLVAGVGPLVWLLKSGLSTSQDIVRGPMQLWPSGIQWSNLPDAWTKVQIGSYLGNTAIIAIGSLLSTLFVCTTGAFVLSVLRPKWGPVVTGAVLATLFLPGVISLVPLYLTILKMPVLGVNLQNTFWAVWLPQAAGAFNILVMKRYFDAIPRELIEAARIDGASNVRLFTSLIVPLSKPILGVVALLTVIASWKDYLWPLLVLPDPKLQPISVALPRVQETTEISLQMSALFLAVLVPVVLFLVFQKQFLRGVGMSGGIKE, encoded by the coding sequence ATGACCAGTCTCCCGATCACCGAACAGGTCGCCACGGCGCCCGACCAGGCCACCACCGAGGCCCGGCGCCGGCGGCGTCCGGCCGAGCCGCAGGAACGCGGCATCATCTCCACCGCCGACCGCAGGCGGCCGCTCGTCCGCTACGGGCTGCCGGCCGTCCAGGTGCTGCTGTTCATCGGCGTGCTGGTGGCCGGCGTCGGGCCGTTGGTGTGGCTGCTCAAGTCCGGGTTGTCCACCAGCCAGGACATCGTGCGCGGCCCGATGCAGCTCTGGCCGAGCGGGATCCAGTGGTCCAACCTGCCGGACGCCTGGACCAAGGTGCAGATCGGCTCGTACCTGGGCAACACCGCGATCATCGCCATCGGATCGTTGCTGTCCACCCTTTTCGTCTGCACGACGGGCGCCTTCGTGCTCAGCGTGCTGCGGCCGAAGTGGGGACCGGTGGTGACCGGCGCCGTGCTGGCCACCTTGTTCCTGCCCGGCGTGATCTCGCTGGTCCCGCTGTACCTGACCATCCTGAAGATGCCGGTGCTCGGGGTGAACCTGCAGAACACGTTCTGGGCGGTCTGGCTGCCGCAGGCGGCCGGCGCGTTCAACATCCTGGTGATGAAGCGGTACTTCGACGCGATCCCGCGCGAGCTGATCGAGGCGGCCCGGATCGACGGCGCGAGCAACGTGCGGCTGTTCACCAGCCTGATCGTGCCGCTGTCGAAGCCGATCCTGGGCGTGGTCGCGCTGCTCACCGTGATCGCCTCGTGGAAGGACTACCTCTGGCCGCTGCTCGTGCTGCCCGACCCGAAGCTGCAGCCGATCTCGGTCGCGCTGCCGCGGGTGCAGGAGACGACCGAGATCTCCCTGCAGATGAGCGCATTGTTCCTGGCGGTTCTGGTACCTGTGGTGCTGTTCTTGGTGTTCCAGAAGCAGTTCCTCAGAGGTGTCGGGATGTCGGGAGGGATCAAGGAGTGA
- a CDS encoding alpha/beta fold hydrolase has protein sequence MVVAVGQYVEAGGVLTYFEVEGAGDPVLLLHGGGVGGDTWLAQVAALSRHYTVIVPERRGHGRTPDVDGPVTMELLAADLAAFIDRLEIAPAHVIGWSDGGKVGAWLALARPELVRKLVLISAELTRAGQTPATEQLMTPEGLQDLAEALRPEYEPVAPDGPGHFPVVFAKWAEMWRTMPDFDLADLKKLTMPVLVMQGDDDGVRLEHSVTVAKALPDAQLAVVPGASHGLTLEKPGLVNQLLLDFLADEQQPKLIPGGALDS, from the coding sequence ATGGTGGTTGCCGTGGGCCAGTACGTCGAGGCCGGGGGAGTGCTGACGTACTTCGAGGTCGAGGGCGCGGGGGACCCTGTCCTGCTGCTGCACGGGGGAGGGGTGGGCGGCGATACCTGGCTCGCGCAGGTCGCCGCGCTCTCGCGGCACTACACCGTGATCGTGCCCGAGCGCCGCGGCCACGGCCGGACCCCGGACGTCGACGGCCCGGTGACGATGGAGCTGCTGGCGGCCGACCTGGCGGCATTCATCGACCGGCTGGAGATCGCGCCCGCGCACGTGATCGGCTGGAGCGACGGCGGCAAGGTCGGTGCCTGGTTGGCGCTGGCCCGGCCGGAGCTGGTGCGCAAGTTGGTGCTGATCAGCGCCGAGCTGACCCGCGCCGGGCAGACGCCGGCCACCGAGCAGCTGATGACGCCGGAAGGTTTGCAGGACCTGGCCGAGGCGCTTCGGCCGGAGTACGAGCCGGTGGCGCCGGACGGGCCGGGGCACTTTCCGGTCGTGTTCGCGAAATGGGCCGAGATGTGGCGCACGATGCCCGACTTCGACCTGGCCGATCTGAAGAAGCTGACGATGCCGGTCCTGGTGATGCAGGGCGACGACGACGGCGTACGGCTGGAGCACAGCGTCACGGTCGCGAAGGCGCTGCCGGACGCCCAGTTGGCCGTCGTACCGGGGGCTTCACACGGGCTGACGCTGGAAAAGCCCGGCCTGGTCAACCAGTTGCTGCTCGACTTCCTGGCCGACGAGCAGCAGCCCAAGCTGATCCCGGGCGGCGCGCTCGACAGCTGA
- a CDS encoding enolase C-terminal domain-like protein, with amino-acid sequence MPHETPATFAQPWPVRDDVRIRAVKAIVTAPQGIPLVVVKVDTTEPGLYGLGCATFTQRWKAVQTFVDEHLARLMIGRYPGDIGDLTRLAAFSGYWRGGPVTNNAISGIDQALWDIAGKRAGMPVHELLGGKVRAAADTYIHASGIDIEQCLEHAKELVAQGWRHIRLQVSTPGGGGYGAPRLATLYPDMPYHNGWSARDYLRTTPELFAAARESLPDNIELLHDTHSRLTPKEAVLLARSLEPYRLFFLEDVLAPEHWDRLPEVRAASPVPLAVGELTTSMSDAVRLVRDGGVDFIRSHVSDIGGLTPARKLADLAELCGVRTAWHGPGDTSPIGAAANVALDVSSVAFGIQEGHIYNDATHEVFPGTLRIRNGWLTPNERPGWGIDIDLEAAARYPAELSGHDEWAAGVRRIDGALEAP; translated from the coding sequence ATGCCGCACGAGACGCCCGCCACCTTCGCCCAGCCCTGGCCGGTCCGCGACGACGTCCGGATCCGCGCGGTGAAGGCGATCGTCACCGCGCCGCAGGGCATCCCGCTCGTGGTGGTGAAGGTCGACACCACCGAGCCGGGCCTGTACGGGCTGGGCTGCGCGACCTTCACCCAGCGGTGGAAGGCGGTGCAGACGTTCGTCGATGAGCACCTGGCCCGGCTGATGATCGGCCGGTACCCCGGTGACATCGGCGACCTGACCCGGCTGGCGGCGTTCTCCGGGTACTGGCGTGGCGGTCCGGTGACGAACAACGCGATCTCCGGCATCGACCAGGCGCTGTGGGACATCGCCGGCAAGCGCGCCGGCATGCCGGTGCACGAGCTGCTCGGCGGCAAGGTGCGGGCGGCCGCCGACACCTACATCCATGCCAGCGGCATCGACATCGAGCAGTGCCTCGAGCACGCCAAGGAGCTCGTCGCCCAAGGCTGGCGGCACATCCGGCTGCAGGTGTCCACGCCCGGAGGCGGCGGGTACGGCGCGCCGCGGCTGGCCACGCTGTACCCGGACATGCCGTACCACAACGGCTGGTCCGCGCGGGACTACCTGCGGACCACGCCGGAGCTGTTCGCGGCGGCCAGGGAGTCGCTGCCGGACAACATCGAGCTGCTGCACGACACCCACTCACGGCTGACGCCGAAGGAGGCCGTGCTGCTGGCCCGGTCGCTGGAGCCGTACCGGCTGTTCTTCCTGGAGGACGTGCTGGCGCCCGAGCACTGGGACCGGTTGCCCGAGGTCCGGGCAGCCTCTCCGGTGCCGCTGGCCGTCGGCGAGCTGACCACCTCGATGAGCGACGCCGTCCGGCTGGTCCGCGACGGCGGCGTCGACTTCATCCGCTCGCACGTGTCCGACATCGGCGGTCTCACCCCGGCGCGCAAGCTGGCCGACCTCGCTGAGCTCTGCGGGGTCCGGACGGCGTGGCACGGGCCGGGCGACACTTCGCCGATCGGCGCCGCGGCCAACGTCGCCCTGGACGTCAGCTCGGTGGCCTTCGGCATCCAGGAGGGGCACATCTACAACGACGCCACCCACGAGGTCTTCCCTGGCACGCTGCGGATCCGGAACGGCTGGCTGACCCCGAACGAGAGACCCGGCTGGGGCATCGACATCGACCTCGAGGCGGCCGCCCGGTACCCCGCGGAGCTGTCCGGCCACGACGAGTGGGCGGCCGGCGTACGACGGATCGACGGAGCGCTGGAGGCGCCGTGA
- a CDS encoding dihydrodipicolinate synthase family protein: protein MTLTGLFVPLITPYAADGTLALDALGNLARQLLADGATGLVALGTTGEPESLTPPERRAVVEVAARACREYSAPLVVGGADPALLARDEVVAALSLVPPFVRPGEAGVLAHFTRLAATSPVPLLVYHVPYRTGQTLTADTLHRLAQIPGVAGIKYAGGGIDEQTMLFLGQDHPGFAVLGGDDLFVSPLLALGAQGAILASAHLATRRFADLIARWHTGDVQEARTLGHRLGQLSHAVFAEPNPTVIKGVLHAHGRIPAPDVRLPLLPAGAAAVEAAMDRLDALADDGAVVRAS, encoded by the coding sequence ATGACGCTCACCGGCCTCTTCGTCCCCCTGATCACCCCGTACGCCGCCGACGGCACGCTCGCGCTCGACGCCCTGGGCAACCTCGCCCGCCAACTCCTCGCCGACGGAGCAACCGGCCTCGTCGCGCTCGGCACGACCGGCGAGCCCGAATCCCTCACCCCGCCGGAGCGCCGCGCGGTCGTGGAGGTCGCCGCCCGCGCCTGCCGCGAGTACTCCGCTCCGCTGGTGGTCGGCGGCGCGGACCCTGCATTGCTCGCGCGGGACGAGGTCGTCGCCGCCTTGAGCCTCGTGCCGCCCTTCGTCCGCCCCGGCGAGGCCGGCGTGCTGGCGCACTTCACTCGCCTGGCCGCGACGAGCCCGGTCCCGTTGCTCGTCTACCACGTCCCGTACCGCACCGGGCAGACCTTGACCGCGGACACCCTCCACCGCCTGGCGCAGATCCCGGGCGTCGCCGGTATCAAGTACGCCGGCGGCGGCATCGACGAGCAGACCATGCTCTTCCTCGGCCAGGACCACCCGGGATTCGCGGTCCTGGGCGGTGACGACCTGTTCGTCTCCCCGCTGCTCGCGCTCGGTGCGCAGGGCGCGATCCTCGCGTCGGCCCACCTGGCCACCCGCCGGTTCGCCGATCTGATCGCCCGCTGGCACACCGGAGACGTCCAGGAAGCGCGAACCCTCGGTCACCGTCTCGGGCAGCTGTCCCACGCCGTGTTCGCCGAGCCGAACCCCACGGTGATCAAGGGCGTTCTGCACGCGCACGGACGGATTCCGGCTCCGGACGTCCGGCTTCCGCTGCTGCCTGCCGGCGCCGCGGCCGTCGAGGCGGCGATGGACCGTCTGGACGCGCTGGCCGATGATGGGGCGGTCGTTCGGGCGAGCTGA